From Homo sapiens chromosome 6, GRCh38.p14 Primary Assembly, the proteins below share one genomic window:
- the CRISP1 gene encoding cysteine-rich secretory protein 1 isoform 1 precursor (isoform 1 precursor is encoded by transcript variant 3), translating to MEIKHLLFLVAAACLLPMLSMKKKSARDQFNKLVTDLPNVQEEIVNIHNALRRRVVPPASNMLKMSWSEEAAQNARIFSKYCDMTESNPLERRLPNTFCGENMHMTSYPVSWSSVIGVWYSESTSFKHGEWTTTDDDITTDHYTQIVWATSYLIGCAIASCRQQGSPRYLYVCHYCHEGNDPETKNEPYKTGVPCEACPSNCEDKLCTNPCIYYDEYFDCDIQVHYLGCNHSTTILFCKATCLCDTEIK from the exons ATGGAAATTAAACACCTCTTGTTTTTGGTTGCTGCTGCTTGCTTACTGCCTATGTTGTCCATGAAA AAGAAATCAGCTAGAGACCAATTTAATAAGCTCGTCACCGACTTGCCAAATGTACAAGAAGAGATCGTTAATATACACAACGCCCTCAGGAGAAGAGTAGTTCCACCAGCCAGCAACATGCTGAAGATG AGTTGGAGTGAAGAGGCTGCACAAAATGCCAGAATTTTTTCAAAGTATTGTGATATGACAGAGAGCAACCCCCTTGAGAGGAGACTTCCAA ATACCTTTTGTGGAGAAAATATGCATATGACATCTTATCCTGTATCATGGTCAAGTGTAATTGGAGTCTGGTACAGTGAGTCTACAAGTTTCAAACATGGAGAATGGACAACAACGGATGATGACATAACTACTGACCACTACACTCAG ATTGTTTGGGCCACATCTTACCTGATTGGCTGTGCCATTGCATCTTGCCGCCAACAAGGATCACCTCGATATCTCTACGTTTGTCACTATTGTCATGA GGGAAATGATCCTGAAACAAAGAATGAACCTTATAAGACAGGCGTCCCATGTGAAGCCTGCCCAAGTAACTGTGAAGACAAACTTTGCA CTAACCCCTGCATCTACTATGATGAATACTTCGACTGTGACATACAAGTCCATTATCTGGGATGCAACCACTCAACAACTATCCTATTCTGTAAAGCCACTTGTCTGTGTGACACTGAGATAAAATAG
- the CRISP1 gene encoding cysteine-rich secretory protein 1 isoform X1, with protein MHMTSYPVSWSSVIGVWYSESTSFKHGEWTTTDDDITTDHYTQIVWATSYLIGCAIASCRQQGSPRYLYVCHYCHEGNDPETKNEPYKTGVPCEACPSNCEDKLCTNPCIYYDEYFDCDIQVHYLGCNHSTTILFCKATCLCDTEIK; from the exons ATGCATATGACATCTTATCCTGTATCATGGTCAAGTGTAATTGGAGTCTGGTACAGTGAGTCTACAAGTTTCAAACATGGAGAATGGACAACAACGGATGATGACATAACTACTGACCACTACACTCAG ATTGTTTGGGCCACATCTTACCTGATTGGCTGTGCCATTGCATCTTGCCGCCAACAAGGATCACCTCGATATCTCTACGTTTGTCACTATTGTCATGA GGGAAATGATCCTGAAACAAAGAATGAACCTTATAAGACAGGCGTCCCATGTGAAGCCTGCCCAAGTAACTGTGAAGACAAACTTTGCA CTAACCCCTGCATCTACTATGATGAATACTTCGACTGTGACATACAAGTCCATTATCTGGGATGCAACCACTCAACAACTATCCTATTCTGTAAAGCCACTTGTCTGTGTGACACTGAGATAAAATAG
- the CRISP1 gene encoding cysteine-rich secretory protein 1 isoform 2 precursor (isoform 2 precursor is encoded by transcript variant 2), whose amino-acid sequence MEIKHLLFLVAAACLLPMLSMKKKSARDQFNKLVTDLPNVQEEIVNIHNALRRRVVPPASNMLKMSWSEEAAQNARIFSKYCDMTESNPLERRLPNTFCGENMHMTSYPVSWSSVIGVWYSESTSFKHGEWTTTDDDITTDHYTQIVWATSYLIGCAIASCRQQGSPRYLYVCHYCHD is encoded by the exons ATGGAAATTAAACACCTCTTGTTTTTGGTTGCTGCTGCTTGCTTACTGCCTATGTTGTCCATGAAA AAGAAATCAGCTAGAGACCAATTTAATAAGCTCGTCACCGACTTGCCAAATGTACAAGAAGAGATCGTTAATATACACAACGCCCTCAGGAGAAGAGTAGTTCCACCAGCCAGCAACATGCTGAAGATG AGTTGGAGTGAAGAGGCTGCACAAAATGCCAGAATTTTTTCAAAGTATTGTGATATGACAGAGAGCAACCCCCTTGAGAGGAGACTTCCAA ATACCTTTTGTGGAGAAAATATGCATATGACATCTTATCCTGTATCATGGTCAAGTGTAATTGGAGTCTGGTACAGTGAGTCTACAAGTTTCAAACATGGAGAATGGACAACAACGGATGATGACATAACTACTGACCACTACACTCAG ATTGTTTGGGCCACATCTTACCTGATTGGCTGTGCCATTGCATCTTGCCGCCAACAAGGATCACCTCGATATCTCTACGTTTGTCACTATTGTCATGA CTAA